A window of the Oncorhynchus masou masou isolate Uvic2021 chromosome 13, UVic_Omas_1.1, whole genome shotgun sequence genome harbors these coding sequences:
- the LOC135552955 gene encoding suppressor of cytokine signaling 5-like: MSEPKESGDRGKDRERGARPKVRQSRSEERRDAGGGQKGGRGKKKGQTSHEQAGERPVSDGFEYGDLLTGLEPRDRCSSSPLKEGRRWQGLDGITSLSQDRGTARLAQGTAEPPTSEAEGRGAGGSRTLRQKIQDAMGQCFPIKTNTPSSSSTQHVFMPQAAAAGAGSSSRRKIHLTELMLDDCPFAAGTELAQKWYLIKQHTAPISTPPVVDTLVVSASASASNLAAVVEDVDDRLRERRRISIEQGVEPPPNAEIHTFEVTAQINPLYKLGPKLAHGMNELAGDDRATIHQQQQLLLQRQQQHQLLLQSCLDTLDEVVAVASSSSASASALVPVCEAASVPDPMVDPEVTASLLPTKIVVPQAEGPPTQDGYRIHTQIDYIHCLVPDLLQITNLPCYWGVMDRYEAETLLEGKPEGTFLLRDSAQEDYLFSVSFRRYGRSLHARIEQWNHNFSFDVHDPSVFHAPTVTGLLEHYKDPNSCMFFEPLLSNPIHRTLPFSLQHVCRAVISSRTTYDGINVLPIPNTLKKHLKEYHYKQRVRVRRMDTWWE, translated from the coding sequence ATGTCGGAACCGAAGGAGTCGGGTGATCGTGGGAAAGACAGGGAGCGGGGCGCCCGTCCCAAGGTGAGACAGAGCCggtctgaggagagaagagatgccGGCGGGGGgcaaaagggaggaagaggaaaaaAGAAAGGCCAGACATCCCATGAGCAAGCTGGGGAGCGGCCTGTCAGCGATGGGTTTGAGTATGGGGACCTGCTGACTGGTCTGGAGCCCAGGGACcgctgttcctcctctccactgaAGGAGGGCAGGAGATGGCAGGGCCTGGATGGGATCACTTCACTCAGCCAGGACAGGGGGACAGCCAGGCTGGCACAGGGGACAGCTGAGCCACCAACCAGTGAGGCTGAGGGCAGGGGGGCAGGTGGCAGTCGCACACTCCGCCAAAAGATCCAGGATGCCATGGGGCAGTGTTTCCCCATAAAGACCAACACTCCGTCGTCCAGTTCCACTCAACATGTCTTTATGCCACAAGCTGCTGCTGCCGGGGCTGGGTCCTCCTCGCGCCGCAAGATCCACCTTACTGAACTCATGCTGGATGACTGTCCCTTCGCTGCAGGCACCGAGCTGGCTCAGAAGTGGTACCTCATCAAGCAGCACACAGCCCCCATCTCCACACCTCCCGTAGTGGACACCTTGGTGGTCAGCGCTAGTGCCTCTGCCTCAAACTTGGCCGCCGTCGTGGAGGATGTGGATGACCGGTTGCGAGAGCGCAGGCGCATCAGCATCGAGCAAGGCGTGGAGCCACCGCCCAACGCAGAGATCCACACGTTTGAAGTGACGGCCCAGATCAACCCTCTGTACAAGCTGGGGCCCAAACTGGCCCATGGTATGAATGAGCTTGCAGGGGATGACAGAGCTACCATTCACCAGCAACAGCAGCTGCTTCTCCAGAGGCAACAGCAGCACCAGCTCTTGCTGCAGAGCTGTCTGGACACTCTGGATGAGGTGGTGGCCGTGGCCTCCTCCTCTTCTGCCTCAGCATCTGCTTTGGTCCCTGTCTGTGAAGCTGCTTCTGTGCCTGACCCCATGGTTGACCCTGAGGTCACAGCCAGCCTCCTGCCAACCAAAATTGTTGTGCCCCAGGCTGAGGGTCCCCCTACTCAGGACGGCTATCGCATCCACACCCAGATCGACTACATCCACTGTCTGGTGCCTGACCTGCTGCAGATCACTAACCTACCCTGCTACTGGGGTGTGATGGATCGCTATGAGGCTGAGACACTGCTGGAGGGTAAGCCAGAGGGCACCTTCCTGCTCCGCGACTCAGCCCAGGAAGACTACCTCTTCTCTGTCAGCTTCCGCCGCTACGGCCGCTCGCTGCACGCCCGCATCGAGCAGTGGAACCACAACTTCAGCTTCGACGTGCACGACCCCAGTGTTTTCCATGCGCCCACCGTCACGGGGCTGTTGGAGCACTACAAGGACCCCAACTCCTGCATGTTCTTCGAGCCTCTGCTGTCCAACCCCATCCACCGCACCCTGCCCTTCAGCCTGCAGCACGTGTGCAGGGCGGTGATCAGCAGCCGCACCACCTACGACGGCATCAATGTGCTGCCCATCCCCAACACCCTGAAGAAACACCTGAAGGAGTACCATTACAAGCAGAGGGTGAGGGTACGGAGGATGGACACCTGGTGGGAATAA